Proteins co-encoded in one Papaver somniferum cultivar HN1 chromosome 5, ASM357369v1, whole genome shotgun sequence genomic window:
- the LOC113279295 gene encoding uncharacterized protein LOC113279295 — MEGLSRMIQASVDRKNIIPIYPAKGSPPISHLFFADDCILFSSAKMSSINNIKDIINKFCKASGQMVNLSKSRIHFNRRIEEGKKQQICNTMNMNVMPLEEKYLGINLFIERKKSNSFKSIKEKMQRRLIQWQADITNQAGRNTQIQAVTNSMAQFQMSCFILPKKNINDLEAMQRRYLWNRK, encoded by the coding sequence ATGGAAGGTCTAAGTAGAATGATTCAAGCTTCAGTGGATAGAAAAAACATTATTCCAATATATCCTGCTAAAGGAAGTCCTCCAATATCTCACTtgttctttgcagatgactgcattcTGTTTTCCTCTGCCAAAATGAGCTCCATAAACAATATTAAGGACATCATCAACAAGTTCTGCAAAGCCTCTGGTCAAATGGTGAATCTCAGTAAATCAAGAATACACTTTAATAGAAGGATTGAGGAGGGAAAAAAGCAACAAATTTGCAATACTATGAATATGAATGTTATGcccttggaagaaaaatatttgggaatAAATCTGTTCATAGAAAGAAAGAAATCCAACTCTTTCAAAAGCATAAAGGAGAAAATGCAGAGAAGACTGATTCAGTGGCAGGCTGACATCactaatcaagctggaagaaacaCACAAATCCAAGCTGTTACAAACTCTATGGCTCAATTTCAGATGAGCTGCTTCATATTACCCAAGAAGAATATAAATGATCTTGAAGCAATGCAGAGAAGATATTTGTGGAATAGAAAATAA